In the genome of Anabaena cylindrica PCC 7122, the window TCAGATGGAACAACACCATTAACTGGACTTCCTAATCTGCAAGCAGGGTCAGGAAACACAGCTTACACCGATGAAATTGGTGTAGATTTGAATGGTCAAGTCCTACCTAATGATCCTTTAGGTGCTGACGTAGAGGGTATTGTTGTTGCGGAAAACGGTGACTATTGGATGGTTGATGAATACCGTCCTGCGATTTACCATTTTGATGTTAACGGTAAATTGCTTGACCGTTTTATCCCCCAAGGAACAGCCACAGCACCCGAACCCGACCAAGCCGCAGGAACTTTTGGGACTGAGGTATTACCAGCAGTTTACTCCCAAAGACGAGCTAATCGGGGATTTGAAGCGATCGCATTAGAGGGTAATAAGCTGTATGCTTTTATTCAGAGTCCCATTGATAATCCTGATAATGCTGGAGATACAACATCTAGAAATTCCCGCAATTTGCGAATTCTGGAATTTGACATCATTTCTAAACAGGTAACAGGTGAATATCTCTACCTTCTCGACGATATTACAGGTAGTGGTACTGCAAAAACAGATAAACTTGGTGATGCTGTTTCTTTGGGTAACGGAAAATTTGCAGTTGTCGAAAGAGATGATAGAAGTGATAACACTTCTAATAAACTCATCTACCAAATTGATTTAGCAACAGCTACTAATATCAATAATCCTGCCAACTTTAACTTACCATCTGGTAAAACTATTGAACAACTCACCCCATCTGAGTTAGTAACTGCTGGAATTACTCCCGTTAGTAAGAGTTTGATTGCTAATGCTGCACAATTGGGTTACACAGGAGTTGAGAAATTAGAGGGTTTAGCATTAGTTTCACCCAACACTCTAGCTTTAATTAACGATAACGATTTCAACGTTGCCGGAACTACAACTCCCGAAAAATTGGGTATTTTGGAATTACCCTATAACCTTGTAGAAGTTCCTGAACTTGTGTTTGGTAGTCCCAATGCAGATACTTTAATTGCAGGTGCTTCGGTCAATGGAGTTGTTAAGTTCGACGGTATTCAAGACACTGTATTTACTGGTGCTGGCAATGATGAAGTAGATGTTCCCATTGGTGGCAGTTCGGTAGGTGACAACCGCGTCTTTACAGGTAGTGGTCAGGATACCATTTTTGTGAGTGATGGCGATCGCTCTTTTGGTGGTAGTAGCAATGATGAAATCGACGCTACAGAAGCCAGCAACTACCGTCTTGCCGGTGGTACAGGTAATGACATTTTCTATTTAGGTGCAGACGGTCGCGCTTTAGGTGGTGACGGTGATGATCAATTCTATGTCCAAGATGGTGGCAATAACTGGCTATCTGGTGGTGCTGGTGCTGACCAATTCTGGATACTCACTGGTGATTTACCCAGTGATGCTAACACCATTGTTGATTTTGAAATCGGTACTGATGTTTTAGGTATTGGTGGTCAAGGTGCAGGTTTTGACTTTGCTGATTTAACCTTAAGTGGTAACAGCATCGCGGTAGGTAGTACAACCATTGCAATTCTCACTGGCATTAACACCACTAGTTTGACTGCTGCAAATTTTGCCTTCGACTCATAAATTAGTTTAGGCAAATCAGGGAGAGGATAATTATCAATCCTTTAAAAGCGATCGCATTCCGGGTGAAGTGCGATCGCTTTTTATAAGGACAGTATAAAATAATACATCTTATGTTTTTTAAAATTTCTATATTGAGGTTAATTTTATCTCATTAAATATCACTATTTTTAATCAAAAAATAGCTACTCCATAGTCGTATCTTAACCTAAAAAGCGCATTTTAATTAGTGCGTGATATTGAATAATCACTACATTTAGGTTTTTCTAAAGCCATCAAACAAAGAAGGGTTTATAAAACCTTTTCTTTACGGTTCTTAGCTTTTGTCACTACTGCTTGGGAATTGATTGATAAGTAAATATTGTAACGATAATTGAGGAATTTCATGACTAATACGCCATTCGATACAACCCAGCCCGCCCAAGTACAAGGACTAGACGGTTATACCGTAGATCCTATCTTTACTGTTGGGGAAACCATAGACGGTTATACACCTCCCGGCATTCTCGATGGTACAGGTGCGTTTGAACTAAATGAAACTACAGTTCGAGTTCTGGTTAACCATGAAACCGCCAATAATGTCGGTTATGCTTATACCCTAGAAAACGGCACTTCCTTAACTGGTGCAAGAATCAGCTATTTTGATATTGATAAACGCACCCTGCAAATAGTTGATTCCGGTCTGGCTTACGATACCATTTATAACCGGGCTGGTGAAATTGTAGATGAAGCTTCTGACTTAGAATTTAGCGGTATCAACCGCTTTTGCTCCGCTAACTTGATGGAAGCCAACCATTTCGGCTCCGGCAAGGGTTTTGCTGATACTATCTACTTTGCTGGTGAAGAAACCGATGGCGGTACACAATTTGCTCTAGATACTGCTACTAATGAACTGTGGGCTTTACCCTGGTTAGGTCGTGCGGCTTGGGAAAGCGCAACCGAACTAGATACGGGTAATACAGATCAAATCGCTTTATTAATAGGTGATGATCGCGAAACTGCTCCATTAATTCTATACGTTGGCGAAAAGAATGCTAATGGTGACGGCAGTTTCTTAGATCGCAATGGACTAGCTGAAGGCAAATTATATGTATGGGTTGCTGACGATACAGCAAATGCCTCAGATGCAATTGAAGCTGACCCCAGAGATTTTAGCGGCAGTGGCAGCAGCACAAATGGTAAGTTTGTGGAAATTGACTACTACCGTCTCGACCTAGCTGGTACTAATGGTTACGATGCTCAAGGTTTTGCTACCCAAGAGAAACAGGATGCTCTTGCAGCGGCTGCTGGGGCTTTTAAATTCTCCCGTCCTGAAGATGTAGCCACCAATCCCTTCGATGGGACTGAAGCTGTTTTAGCTTCCACTGGTCGCCCAGAAGTCTTCGATGGTAAAGATACTTGGGGTACAACCTATAAAATTGACGTTGATTTTGGTGCAAGCGAAATCACAGCTAACCTCAACATCCTTTACGACGGTAACGATGAGGGTAACAAAGATTTTGGTCTGCGTAGCCCTGATAACTTAGATTGGGCTGATAATGGCTTGATATATCTTCAAGAAGACCGCGCCATTGGTGCTGACCTTTTTGGTGCAACTTCCGGAGAAGAAGCTTCTATTTGGGTTCTTGACCCCGACGCAGCTGATCCCGCTGCCACTGCAACCCGCATAGCACAAATAGATCGCTCTGGTGTACCTTCAGACCAAACTGATTCTAGCCCTACAGATATTGGTAACTGGGAATCTTCCGGTATTCTTGATGTTTCCACCCTGTTTGGTAACGCGCCTGGTACACAGTTCATCCTTGATGTCCAGGCTCACAGTCTTCGTGATGGCAACATCATCAATGTTCCCGGCGTTGATACCGATGGAGATGGTACAGTTGAGGCCAATGATAACTTAGTGCAAGGTGGTCAGTTACTGTTTTTGATCAGTCCTGATGCTTCCTTAATCCAAGATGAAAACCTTGTATTTAGCTCTTCTAATGCAGATGATTTAGTAGCTGGAGTTGATTTTGATGGAGTCAACGATATCGTTTTCACTGGTGCTGGAAATGATGAAGTAGATATCCCCTTTGGTGGTAGCCTAGCTGGTAACAACCGCGTCTTCACAGGCAGTGGTGCTGATATTGTTTATGTTGCTGATGGCGATCGCTCTTTTGGTGGTAGTGGCAATGATGAAATCGACGCTACAGATGCCACCGACTACCGTCTTGCCGGTGGTACAGGTAATGACATTTTCTATTTAGGTGCAGACGGTCGCGCTTTAGGTGGTGACGGTGATGATCAATTCTATGTCCAAGATGGTGGCAATAACTGGCTATCTGGTGGTGCTGGTGCTGACCAATTCTGGATTCTGACCGGTGATTTACCCGGTACTGCTAACACTGTTCTCGACTTTGAAACCGGTACTGATGTCTTAGGTATTGGTGGTCAAGGTACAGGTTTTGACTTTGCTGATTTAACCTTAAGTGGTAACAGCATCGCTGTAGGTAGTACAACTATTGCAATTCTCACTGGAATCAATACCACTAGTTTGACTGCTGCTAATTTCGCTTTTGTTTAGTAAGAGTTCTCCAATTAAAAAAATATCCCAAAATTTCTTGTGGTGCGGGCCGAAAAGCCCGCTAATAATACAAGGACGGGCAAGATGCCCATCCCACAAGATTGGATCATCTTTTTTGTGGAGTTCTCTAATTAGTTTAGGCAAAATGGGAGAGGTATATTTTATTACCTCTTTCATTTTTTCTTTTTAGTAATGCAGTTCATGATTTATTTACTAGTGAAGAATCTGAACTTATTTGCATAGTAGAATTTGTGGTATCTTGTTTATTTTAAATAATGCATAATTTAAGAGATCATTAATCATAATCGTTATCACCATTTTTTCTGAAGAAGAATATTTTTGACCCAATCCCTCATAAATTTTAGATATACTACTTCATAGATTAAGACATAAACTAACAACACACAACCCAGATACCAAAAGGTTTTCAAGCCATTTGCTTCTCGCATATTATAGACGTAAGTGCATAGTATTCTTAAGCCATATTAAACAAATCAACTATTATTCTTAACCTTGAGTTTATTTTTATATGACATCTTAAATGAAGACGAAACAGCAACATAAATATCTTATTTATTGATATTGTGTAAGGGCAATTTTGATAATTGTTATCATTACAAAAATACTCAATAAATATATGAATAGCATTTTTGTCGCATTTAAACAAAGGAAAATAAACCATCATGGCTAAAAATACAATTATTATGATCGGCGACGGTATGGGCTGGGAAATGGCTCGTGCTGCGGCAATAGCTAAAGAAATTGAAGCTGGGGCAACAGGTACTACTCTCGCAGATTTTTATACAGAAGGGAAGGGAACAGGCTTAAGTTTCCAAAACCTATCAGGCTATGGGTTAGTAACAACCTACGGGACAACAATTGCAGGTAACAATGGTACGTTTAACGTATCGAACACAGCACGGAACGATGCTAACCAAACCATCAACACTCCAACAGGCACTGCTCCCGTACGTGAAGGTTTTGAATTTGATCCAACCTTCAATCCTGGAACTACACCTAATGGTGGCGCAAAAGTTAGCGAAGGTGCAGTTGGCAACCTTGTGGGTTACGACCCAGTACAGGGCGGTATCAATCCTTGGACACCAGGTAACAATCCTGAATATATCAAGTACAGCTATCCCGATTCGGCCAATACTGCTACCACTCTCTACACCGGAGTCAAGAGCTATAACGGTGCTATTGGTGTAGATATTTTCGAGAATCCTGTAGAAAGTATTCTTACCCAAGCAACCCAGCAAGGTAAATCAACTGGTTTAGTATCTTCAGTACCTATTGACCACGCAACCCCTGGTGCTGCTGCGGCTAACGTTAACAATCGGAATAAGTTCGATGAATTTGGTGTTATCGACACAATTCTTCAGCAAGAGTTAGGTATTTATAAACCTACTGTTCTTTTGGGTGGTGGTCATCCTTTATCTAATGTTAATAACCCCCTACCCGCAGAAGTAGAACCTCCCAGTGATCATTTGTATATATCTGAGGAAACCTACGCAGAACTCAAGAATAATCCCACAGATAACATCTATGGTTACACATTCTTAGAGCGTGGTCCTGATGCAGCAGAAGTTTTAGCCGAGACAGCATCTCAACTCGACCCTGAAAAGGGAGATAGACTACTTGGGGTTTATGGTGCTAGAGGTCAAGATGGCAACTTACCCGTCAGTTCTGCTAATGGAGACTACAGTACAACTGGTTTAGGGATGTTTACTGTATTTGCTTCTCAAGGGCAAAACCCAGATACGGTGCGTCCGTTGTTACCTGGTGAAACAGACGAGTCATTTATTGCTCGTGAAATTAATGAAAACCCCACCCTCGATGATCTCACCAAAGCAGCTTTAACTGTTCTAGAAAAAGACAAAGACGGTTTCTGGTTGATGGTAGAAGCGGGTGATGTTGACTGGTCAGCCCATGATGACAACATAGATAACATGATCGGTACTATGTTGGATTTTGATAAATCGGTGCAGTCAGTAATGAATTGGATTGA includes:
- a CDS encoding alkaline phosphatase PhoX, encoding MTNTPFDTTQPAQVQGLDGYTVDPIFTVGETIDGYTPPGILDGTGAFELNETTVRVLVNHETANNVGYAYTLENGTSLTGARISYFDIDKRTLQIVDSGLAYDTIYNRAGEIVDEASDLEFSGINRFCSANLMEANHFGSGKGFADTIYFAGEETDGGTQFALDTATNELWALPWLGRAAWESATELDTGNTDQIALLIGDDRETAPLILYVGEKNANGDGSFLDRNGLAEGKLYVWVADDTANASDAIEADPRDFSGSGSSTNGKFVEIDYYRLDLAGTNGYDAQGFATQEKQDALAAAAGAFKFSRPEDVATNPFDGTEAVLASTGRPEVFDGKDTWGTTYKIDVDFGASEITANLNILYDGNDEGNKDFGLRSPDNLDWADNGLIYLQEDRAIGADLFGATSGEEASIWVLDPDAADPAATATRIAQIDRSGVPSDQTDSSPTDIGNWESSGILDVSTLFGNAPGTQFILDVQAHSLRDGNIINVPGVDTDGDGTVEANDNLVQGGQLLFLISPDASLIQDENLVFSSSNADDLVAGVDFDGVNDIVFTGAGNDEVDIPFGGSLAGNNRVFTGSGADIVYVADGDRSFGGSGNDEIDATDATDYRLAGGTGNDIFYLGADGRALGGDGDDQFYVQDGGNNWLSGGAGADQFWILTGDLPGTANTVLDFETGTDVLGIGGQGTGFDFADLTLSGNSIAVGSTTIAILTGINTTSLTAANFAFV
- a CDS encoding alkaline phosphatase, coding for MAKNTIIMIGDGMGWEMARAAAIAKEIEAGATGTTLADFYTEGKGTGLSFQNLSGYGLVTTYGTTIAGNNGTFNVSNTARNDANQTINTPTGTAPVREGFEFDPTFNPGTTPNGGAKVSEGAVGNLVGYDPVQGGINPWTPGNNPEYIKYSYPDSANTATTLYTGVKSYNGAIGVDIFENPVESILTQATQQGKSTGLVSSVPIDHATPGAAAANVNNRNKFDEFGVIDTILQQELGIYKPTVLLGGGHPLSNVNNPLPAEVEPPSDHLYISEETYAELKNNPTDNIYGYTFLERGPDAAEVLAETASQLDPEKGDRLLGVYGARGQDGNLPVSSANGDYSTTGLGMFTVFASQGQNPDTVRPLLPGETDESFIAREINENPTLDDLTKAALTVLEKDKDGFWLMVEAGDVDWSAHDDNIDNMIGTMLDFDKSVQSVMNWIEANGGWEENLLVVTADHDHYLTLNQDFPELLRNQGGEALTDIDTVEGSGHYWGSSETTKYGWGTHTNRPVPVYYQGAGSEVLDGLVSQGYEAYGYDIPGIDGLGDQTHIYQTMFAAVTEEAEKELVFGTSDSDTLIATVDIDGVQDTIFTGAGNDEIDFAFNSDARRNRVNSGSGDDLIYVSRRDRAFGTEGNDEFDATDSQGENRMSGGAGSDIFYLGADDRALGGDGDDKFYVQDGGNNLLSGGDGADQFWILTGDLPGTANTVLDFETGTDVLGIGGQGAGFDFTDLTLSGNNIAVGNTIIAILIGINTTSLTAADFAFV